From one Formosa sediminum genomic stretch:
- a CDS encoding fasciclin domain-containing protein, whose product MKTKLKYFGVLFSLLFVITACDNDDDATDMSSSQNIVEIAQDTPELSNLVSALLLADSETDSNLVETLSEDGPFTVFAPTNQAFVDLLNQLDGFNSLSDFDTDEGKAMLTTILQYHVVAGAAVNSSALSDNQEITTAQGEMITVSLTDGVYIADATTEEAMVTQANIEASNGVIHIIDKILLPQEIIDMLNSQTLVDLVVGTDDLSILEAALIKADLVDTLNSEGPFTVFAPTNDAFANLLNALGDDYNSLDDFDTEEEIALLKNILLYHVITTEVYAADLSETSVETAYVGNSINIVTSGDTFVIQDATGETANILSADILGSNGVAHVIDRVLLPN is encoded by the coding sequence ATGAAAACAAAATTAAAATACTTTGGAGTTTTATTTAGTTTACTATTTGTAATTACAGCGTGTGATAATGATGACGATGCTACAGACATGAGTTCTAGTCAAAATATTGTTGAAATTGCTCAAGACACTCCAGAATTAAGCAATTTAGTATCGGCCTTACTTTTAGCTGATTCAGAAACAGATAGTAACCTCGTAGAAACATTAAGTGAAGATGGACCTTTTACAGTATTTGCTCCCACCAATCAAGCGTTTGTTGATTTGTTAAATCAGCTTGATGGATTTAATAGCTTATCAGATTTTGATACAGATGAAGGAAAAGCCATGTTAACTACAATTTTACAATACCATGTAGTTGCGGGTGCAGCAGTAAACTCAAGTGCGCTCTCAGATAATCAGGAAATTACTACTGCACAAGGGGAAATGATTACTGTAAGTTTAACAGATGGCGTGTATATCGCAGATGCAACAACAGAGGAAGCGATGGTAACACAAGCCAATATTGAAGCTAGTAATGGTGTTATACATATTATAGATAAAATTTTATTGCCTCAAGAAATTATAGATATGTTAAACAGTCAAACACTTGTAGATCTTGTTGTGGGTACAGACGATTTATCGATTTTAGAAGCAGCCCTTATTAAAGCAGATTTGGTAGATACTTTAAATAGTGAAGGTCCCTTTACAGTCTTTGCTCCAACTAACGATGCATTTGCTAATCTGTTAAATGCTCTAGGCGATGACTATAATAGCTTAGACGATTTTGATACAGAAGAAGAAATAGCTTTGCTTAAAAATATTTTATTATACCATGTTATAACCACTGAAGTCTATGCCGCAGATTTATCAGAAACTTCTGTAGAAACTGCATATGTAGGTAATAGTATAAATATTGTAACCTCTGGAGATACTTTCGTAATTCAAGATGCTACCGGAGAAACTGCCAATATTTTATCTGCAGATATTCTGGGGTCTAATGGTGTTGCGCATGTAATAGATCGTGTGCTTTTACCAAATTAA
- a CDS encoding DUF2092 domain-containing protein translates to MKKYITMCVLGILPYVTLAQNEDKKIDLDAILLFDQMGEAIGELNSVSFHLSTITEEPGTDKDIKKLYNECDVKMVGPDKMSVKQHSMDTHSAYYYNGKVITYYSFKENNYVTVEAPSNIIDMIDFMHDNFSMDFPAADFFYPTFTDDIIENFNSITYIGLELLGGVECNLAKIENENVSVKIWISAEDHTLPKQFEITYKKKDNLKFQATFSDWQLNPELNDDIFEFEPPTSARLISVLIAKS, encoded by the coding sequence ATGAAAAAATACATTACAATGTGTGTTCTTGGTATTTTGCCTTACGTAACGTTAGCTCAAAATGAGGACAAAAAAATTGATTTGGATGCCATATTGCTTTTCGATCAGATGGGAGAAGCTATAGGCGAGTTAAACTCGGTGTCTTTTCACCTTAGTACAATTACAGAAGAACCTGGCACAGACAAGGACATTAAAAAACTTTATAATGAATGTGATGTAAAAATGGTAGGTCCGGACAAAATGAGTGTAAAACAACACAGCATGGACACACACAGTGCTTATTATTACAATGGTAAAGTAATTACTTACTATTCTTTTAAAGAGAACAACTATGTTACTGTAGAAGCACCAAGTAATATAATTGATATGATAGATTTTATGCACGACAATTTCTCAATGGATTTTCCTGCTGCAGACTTTTTCTATCCTACATTTACAGATGATATAATTGAAAATTTTAATTCCATTACCTATATAGGCTTAGAGCTTCTTGGTGGTGTAGAGTGTAACTTAGCAAAAATTGAAAATGAAAATGTAAGTGTAAAAATTTGGATTTCTGCTGAAGACCATACCCTTCCTAAACAATTTGAAATTACATATAAGAAAAAAGACAACTTAAAATTTCAGGCAACATTTAGTGACTGGCAACTTAATCCTGAATTAAATGATGATATTTTTGAATTTGAACCTCCTACAAGTGCTAGATTAATTAGCGTTTTAATAGCTAAATCTTAA
- a CDS encoding DUF2490 domain-containing protein codes for MRNTLAYIDPFKNLKINAFLKCIFSGLCFILALQQSTAQERADADTEDNEFTRQIWFDLDPSWSMGDGQKITANFGYRTISPKSWHRFIVKANFEKKFEKLLFKRFNHSEKLFFGTNFFILTTKDNDDYGSFEIRPLQGYELGIDLTPRIVFKQLFRLEERFVFSSDPENQIFGLRFRYQIKAVFNLEGVWFEAGEGFYIPVAIEGFFNLVSASQFNDVIRLTPGLGYQFNPDFKVEGSLAYHYTQQGGDYNPENLERTNDIVFRFRIIKTFK; via the coding sequence ATGCGCAATACATTAGCTTATATTGACCCTTTTAAGAATTTAAAGATTAATGCTTTTTTAAAATGTATTTTTAGTGGATTATGTTTCATTTTAGCACTACAACAATCTACCGCACAGGAACGTGCAGATGCTGATACAGAAGATAATGAATTTACAAGACAAATTTGGTTTGATTTAGATCCGTCTTGGAGTATGGGAGATGGTCAAAAAATTACTGCTAATTTTGGGTATAGAACCATTAGCCCTAAAAGTTGGCACCGTTTTATAGTTAAAGCTAATTTTGAGAAAAAATTTGAAAAACTTCTTTTTAAAAGATTTAACCATTCCGAGAAACTATTTTTTGGTACAAACTTTTTTATTTTAACGACCAAAGATAACGACGATTATGGGTCTTTTGAAATTAGACCTCTTCAAGGCTATGAACTTGGAATAGATTTAACACCTAGAATTGTTTTTAAACAACTATTTAGACTTGAAGAACGTTTTGTGTTCTCAAGTGATCCTGAGAATCAAATTTTTGGATTGCGATTTAGATATCAAATAAAAGCAGTTTTTAATCTAGAAGGGGTGTGGTTTGAAGCCGGTGAAGGATTTTATATACCTGTTGCCATAGAGGGTTTTTTTAATCTAGTGAGCGCATCGCAATTTAATGATGTAATTCGTTTAACGCCGGGATTGGGTTATCAATTTAATCCAGACTTTAAGGTTGAAGGTAGTCTTGCATATCATTACACGCAGCAAGGTGGAGACTATAATCCGGAAAATTTAGAAAGAACCAACGATATTGTTTTTCGTTTTAGAATAATAAAAACCTTTAAATAA
- the gldC gene encoding gliding motility protein GldC, with the protein MANHKSTIQLTVELDENRVPENLHWTAEDGGITNEEAKAMMLSVWDSKAQESLRIDLWTKDMPVDEMKVFFHQTLVAMSDTFKRATQDEKMTATMKDFCDYFAEKLELNKK; encoded by the coding sequence ATGGCAAATCATAAATCAACAATACAATTAACGGTAGAATTAGATGAAAATCGTGTTCCTGAAAATCTACACTGGACAGCCGAAGACGGTGGTATTACAAACGAAGAAGCTAAAGCCATGATGCTCTCTGTATGGGATAGTAAAGCACAAGAATCGCTTAGAATAGATTTGTGGACCAAAGACATGCCAGTAGATGAAATGAAAGTGTTTTTTCACCAAACACTTGTGGCAATGAGTGACACCTTTAAACGGGCAACTCAAGATGAAAAAATGACTGCTACAATGAAAGATTTTTGTGATTATTTTGCTGAAAAACTTGAATTGAATAAAAAATAA
- a CDS encoding DUF6515 family protein, which translates to MKIQNIHTHIKIGLVVFLLAFLNPIDLQAQRFSRGGGGASRGGAATHRSTPSRSSNISRSSATRQKSSINGGFNKSSSRNISNKKTSTASKLPSRTSNSGIKSKTTSRNNTSNIANKKTSNIKNKSGNKINIDNSKNNVNINVNNSRNIHQNNSRNTHVNHSPRHYNRPPYRYGGRGYYCHRPYYYHPYRPFYWGPAWHPWGYFITTLAATAIIVSVENQQYHYDNGVYYVAENNGYTVVQAPVGATVKTLPKEAEVVQVTETTNNYYYGGAYYEKDANGYTVVPATAGTIVPNLPEGGEEIKIGDQTYVQFGDTYYQPVQVDGKDMYEIVDVKEE; encoded by the coding sequence ATGAAAATTCAAAATATACATACTCATATAAAAATTGGTTTAGTTGTGTTTTTATTAGCATTTCTTAACCCTATAGACTTACAAGCGCAACGTTTTAGTCGTGGCGGAGGCGGAGCATCTCGTGGTGGCGCAGCTACACATCGCTCAACACCATCTAGATCAAGTAATATATCTAGATCATCGGCTACACGCCAAAAATCTAGTATTAATGGTGGTTTTAATAAATCGTCTTCTAGAAATATTTCTAACAAAAAAACCAGTACAGCGTCTAAATTACCATCTAGAACATCTAATTCTGGAATAAAATCTAAAACCACAAGCAGAAATAATACTTCAAATATTGCAAACAAAAAAACCTCTAATATTAAGAACAAATCTGGGAATAAAATTAATATAGACAACAGTAAGAACAACGTTAATATAAATGTTAATAATAGCAGAAATATACACCAGAACAATTCTAGAAACACACATGTAAACCATAGTCCTAGACATTATAATCGTCCGCCTTACAGATACGGCGGAAGAGGATATTATTGTCACAGACCTTATTACTATCACCCATACAGACCTTTTTATTGGGGACCAGCATGGCATCCTTGGGGCTATTTTATAACAACTTTAGCAGCTACAGCGATAATTGTTAGTGTAGAAAACCAGCAGTATCACTATGATAACGGAGTATACTATGTTGCAGAAAATAACGGATATACTGTTGTACAAGCTCCTGTTGGTGCCACTGTAAAAACATTACCAAAAGAAGCAGAAGTGGTACAGGTTACAGAAACCACTAACAATTATTACTATGGTGGTGCATATTATGAAAAAGATGCCAATGGTTACACCGTTGTACCGGCTACAGCAGGAACTATAGTTCCAAATTTACCTGAAGGAGGTGAAGAAATAAAAATAGGAGACCAAACCTATGTACAATTTGGAGATACTTACTACCAACCCGTACAGGTAGATGGTAAAGATATGTATGAAATTGTAGATGTGAAGGAAGAATAA
- a CDS encoding TIGR01212 family radical SAM protein (This family includes YhcC from E. coli K-12, an uncharacterized radical SAM protein.) codes for MQITGKRYLDYSSYIKSRFGTRVQKISIDIGFSCPNRDGTKGYGGCTYCNNDSFNPDYCQPSRSITSQLKEGISRFHSRYKTQKYLAYFQAYTNTYSDFNSLKAMYEEALSVSGVVGLVIGTRPDCISDVIINYLSQLSKTHYIALEFGVETTLNKTLERVNRCHTFEDSISVFQRCKNKGIHLGAHLILGLPGESRLELLDHARLISELPIDTLKLHHLQIVNKTVMAYQYKHNPEYFNLFTQEDYIAFVAEFVSLLRPDIIIERFISHAPQAMLIAPKWGKLKNFEIVNKIDRKLTELNTWQGKNYNAEALLVS; via the coding sequence ATGCAAATTACAGGAAAACGGTATTTAGATTATTCATCTTACATAAAATCTAGGTTTGGAACACGTGTACAAAAGATATCAATAGATATTGGTTTCTCGTGTCCCAATAGGGATGGAACTAAAGGTTATGGGGGTTGTACTTATTGCAATAACGATTCTTTTAATCCAGATTATTGTCAGCCTAGTCGAAGTATTACTTCACAATTAAAAGAAGGTATTTCTCGATTTCATAGTCGATATAAAACGCAAAAATATCTAGCCTATTTTCAGGCTTACACGAACACATATTCGGATTTTAATAGTTTAAAAGCCATGTATGAAGAGGCGCTTAGCGTTTCTGGAGTTGTAGGTTTGGTTATAGGAACGCGGCCAGACTGCATTAGCGATGTTATAATTAATTATTTGTCTCAACTATCTAAAACACATTATATAGCACTCGAATTTGGAGTTGAGACAACCTTAAATAAAACATTAGAACGAGTAAACAGATGCCATACGTTTGAAGATAGTATTTCCGTTTTTCAAAGATGTAAAAATAAGGGGATACATTTAGGAGCGCATTTAATTCTAGGTTTGCCAGGAGAATCTAGGTTAGAATTATTAGATCATGCAAGATTAATTTCTGAATTACCTATTGATACTCTTAAGCTACACCACCTTCAGATTGTCAATAAAACAGTTATGGCATACCAATATAAACACAATCCTGAATATTTTAATTTATTTACACAAGAAGATTACATAGCGTTTGTGGCGGAATTTGTTAGTCTTTTAAGGCCTGATATTATTATTGAACGTTTTATAAGTCATGCTCCACAGGCAATGCTTATTGCACCTAAATGGGGTAAACTTAAGAATTTTGAGATTGTAAATAAGATAGATCGAAAACTTACAGAACTTAATACCTGGCAAGGCAAAAATTACAATGCAGAAGCTTTGCTTGTATCATAG
- a CDS encoding MepB family protein → MNQEFLPQAILEKGNFKLTNFELEEEGRAYKACTFKLNNTRVICRTAKATPKKEGQFVTFWKRNAEGVTVPFSEDDAFDFYVINVHDRERFGQFIIPKAVGLEQGLVHSAIKPGKRGFRVYPSWVVPTNNQAKQTQSWQLNYFVSLITPIDIDLLNKRYTI, encoded by the coding sequence TTGAATCAAGAATTCTTACCACAAGCTATTTTAGAGAAAGGTAATTTTAAGCTTACTAATTTTGAATTAGAAGAAGAAGGCCGTGCATATAAGGCGTGTACTTTTAAGTTAAACAATACACGTGTTATTTGTAGAACAGCAAAAGCAACTCCTAAAAAAGAAGGGCAATTTGTAACGTTTTGGAAACGAAATGCAGAGGGTGTTACAGTCCCTTTTAGTGAAGATGATGCTTTCGATTTCTATGTGATTAATGTGCATGATAGGGAGCGCTTTGGGCAATTTATAATTCCTAAAGCTGTTGGTTTAGAGCAAGGGTTGGTTCATTCTGCTATAAAACCTGGAAAACGAGGATTTAGAGTATATCCGTCTTGGGTTGTACCAACTAATAACCAAGCAAAACAAACACAATCTTGGCAGTTAAATTATTTTGTGTCTTTGATTACACCAATAGATATTGATTTGTTAAATAAACGCTATACAATTTAA
- a CDS encoding phytoene desaturase family protein: MQNQKVVIIGSGFSSLSASCYLAQAGFDVTILEKNDTIGGRARQLKRDGFVFDIGPTFYWMPDVFDSFFNDFNRSTTEYYTLKKLNPAYKIYFNKKDSIAIADDLEKIKSTFEGVEPNSGKALQKFIDKSEDNYNIAIKDLVYQPGEHLFEIVNWDTITKSGAFLKTIKKQVASYVKDESLQKILEFPVLFLGAKPSNTPSFYNFMNYADFKLGTWHPMGGMYEVVKGIEQLALSLGVTFKTNSSVTAINVENKCVHTVSTEAEEYPCDVLLSGADYHHTETLLPKAYKQYSESYWDKKTFAPSALLFFVGFDKTLDDVTHHTLFFDTDFETHAETIYDTKTWPEKPLFYASFPSKTDASSAPMGKEAGIFLMPIAPDLEDTPEIRENYFDKLMTRLEDTVGIDIKSHILFKESYCVNDFKDDYNSYKGNAYGLANTLLQTHVLRPKLKSKKVDNLYFCGQLTVPGPGVPPSLISGKIVSELILKYS; the protein is encoded by the coding sequence ATGCAAAATCAAAAAGTTGTTATTATTGGTTCAGGATTTTCATCGTTGTCCGCAAGTTGCTACTTAGCACAAGCTGGATTTGACGTTACCATTTTAGAAAAAAATGATACCATTGGTGGTCGCGCAAGACAATTAAAACGAGATGGTTTTGTATTTGATATCGGACCTACATTTTATTGGATGCCCGATGTATTCGATTCTTTTTTTAATGATTTTAATAGAAGTACAACCGAATATTACACGTTAAAAAAATTAAATCCTGCCTATAAAATTTATTTTAATAAAAAGGATTCGATTGCCATCGCGGACGATTTAGAAAAAATTAAATCAACGTTTGAGGGTGTAGAACCTAATAGCGGTAAAGCACTTCAAAAATTTATAGACAAGTCTGAAGACAATTATAATATCGCAATTAAAGATTTGGTATATCAGCCTGGAGAACATCTTTTCGAAATTGTAAACTGGGACACCATTACTAAATCTGGGGCGTTTTTAAAAACGATAAAAAAACAAGTGGCGAGTTATGTTAAAGATGAGTCGCTACAAAAAATACTAGAATTTCCGGTGTTATTTCTTGGTGCCAAACCGAGTAATACACCTTCTTTTTACAACTTCATGAATTACGCCGATTTTAAACTAGGAACTTGGCATCCTATGGGCGGTATGTACGAAGTGGTAAAAGGGATAGAACAACTAGCATTGAGTTTGGGTGTTACTTTTAAAACGAATAGCAGCGTCACAGCTATTAATGTTGAAAATAAATGCGTACACACTGTGTCTACTGAAGCAGAAGAATATCCTTGCGATGTTTTATTGAGTGGAGCCGATTATCATCATACCGAAACACTTTTGCCAAAGGCCTATAAGCAGTACTCAGAATCGTATTGGGATAAAAAAACTTTTGCACCTTCTGCTTTATTGTTCTTTGTAGGTTTCGATAAAACATTGGATGACGTTACACATCACACGTTATTTTTTGATACCGATTTTGAAACCCATGCCGAAACGATTTACGATACAAAAACGTGGCCAGAAAAACCGTTGTTTTATGCCAGTTTTCCTAGTAAAACAGATGCTTCATCTGCTCCAATGGGGAAGGAAGCTGGGATTTTTTTAATGCCAATAGCACCAGACCTTGAAGATACGCCAGAGATTAGAGAAAACTATTTTGATAAACTCATGACCAGATTAGAAGATACAGTAGGAATCGATATAAAGTCGCATATCTTATTTAAAGAATCTTATTGTGTAAATGATTTTAAAGACGATTATAATTCATATAAAGGGAATGCATATGGTTTAGCAAATACACTATTACAAACACATGTGTTACGCCCTAAATTAAAAAGTAAAAAAGTAGATAATTTATATTTCTGCGGACAATTAACTGTACCCGGACCAGGAGTTCCTCCATCTCTTATTTCTGGTAAAATTGTTAGCGAATTAATTTTAAAATACTCCTAA
- a CDS encoding MerR family transcriptional regulator yields the protein MSNYTMAQIVSLTGIKSHTLRKWESRYNFLEPLRTETNIRYYTDEQLKKLLNISILTRNGFRISKINEMSETELHNEVSNILLEGSAEDEISALILSVMTLDEDEFDKTVNAEILKTGLITTITGLIYPFLAQIGVLWGVNKVMPAQEHFISNLIRQKIFTAIELLPKPLKNAPKAVLFLPENEHHEIGLLLASFIAQKIGWRVYYLGQNVPDENINMVTEITNPDVLVTMFITHSYKSVAQKLKKITSEINLPLIVSGYIEHPNLLTSISNSIHYLSTPEDFVPLLKTIAKERIVFSD from the coding sequence ATGAGTAATTACACTATGGCACAAATCGTGTCTTTAACCGGCATAAAATCGCATACTTTAAGAAAATGGGAAAGTAGATATAACTTTTTAGAGCCTTTACGCACAGAAACAAACATTAGATACTATACTGATGAGCAACTAAAAAAATTATTGAACATTAGTATATTAACTCGCAATGGTTTTAGAATTTCAAAGATTAATGAAATGTCTGAAACAGAACTACATAACGAAGTCTCTAATATTTTGTTAGAAGGCTCTGCAGAAGATGAAATAAGCGCTTTAATTTTAAGTGTTATGACTTTAGATGAAGATGAATTTGACAAAACAGTAAATGCCGAAATTCTTAAAACAGGCTTAATAACTACAATAACAGGTCTTATATATCCATTCTTAGCACAAATTGGAGTGCTTTGGGGTGTTAATAAAGTTATGCCTGCACAAGAACATTTTATATCTAATTTAATTAGACAAAAAATATTTACGGCCATAGAGCTTTTACCTAAACCTTTAAAAAACGCACCTAAAGCCGTGTTATTTTTACCAGAAAATGAGCATCACGAAATTGGGCTATTATTAGCTTCATTTATCGCACAAAAAATAGGGTGGCGTGTGTATTATCTTGGACAAAATGTTCCAGACGAAAATATAAATATGGTGACCGAAATTACCAATCCAGATGTACTTGTAACCATGTTTATTACCCATTCTTATAAATCTGTAGCACAGAAACTAAAAAAAATCACATCTGAAATAAACTTACCACTAATAGTCTCTGGATATATTGAACATCCTAACCTCTTAACATCTATTTCTAATTCAATTCATTATTTAAGCACACCAGAAGATTTTGTGCCTCTCCTAAAAACAATTGCAAAGGAGCGTATTGTATTTAGCGATTAA
- the nadE gene encoding NAD(+) synthase, whose amino-acid sequence MQTEKIIDHIVNWLKDYATQAHVNGFVIGISGGIDSAVTSTLCALTGLDVLCVEMPIHQAPSHVSRAVEHIEQLRDRFSNVRDTRVDLTPVFEEFKTEVSLDGKDATVAMALANTRARLRMSTLYYYAGLQELLVAGTGNKVEDFGVGFYTKYGDGGVDLSPIADLMKSEVYALAKVLKIPTSIIEATPSDGLFGDARSDEDQIGASYPELEWAMKMADEGKTIDDFSGREKEVFTIYKQYNTSNKHKMEPIPVCNIPDNLM is encoded by the coding sequence ATGCAAACAGAAAAAATTATAGATCACATTGTAAATTGGTTAAAAGATTATGCAACGCAAGCACATGTTAATGGGTTTGTTATTGGAATTTCTGGCGGTATAGATTCTGCTGTAACGTCTACACTTTGCGCTTTAACAGGTTTAGATGTATTGTGTGTAGAAATGCCTATTCATCAAGCACCAAGCCATGTTTCTAGAGCGGTAGAACATATTGAGCAACTTCGTGATAGATTTTCTAATGTTAGAGATACCCGAGTAGACTTAACACCTGTTTTTGAAGAATTTAAAACAGAAGTTTCATTAGATGGCAAAGATGCTACTGTGGCTATGGCTTTAGCAAATACGAGAGCGCGATTACGCATGTCTACTTTATACTATTATGCTGGGCTTCAAGAGCTTTTAGTTGCAGGAACAGGAAACAAAGTTGAAGATTTTGGTGTTGGTTTTTATACTAAATATGGTGACGGTGGAGTAGATTTGAGTCCAATTGCAGATTTAATGAAATCTGAAGTTTATGCTTTAGCTAAAGTTTTAAAAATCCCAACTTCTATTATTGAAGCAACACCAAGCGATGGTTTATTTGGAGATGCAAGAAGTGACGAAGACCAAATTGGTGCATCTTACCCAGAATTAGAATGGGCTATGAAAATGGCTGATGAAGGTAAAACCATTGATGATTTCTCTGGCAGGGAAAAAGAAGTATTCACTATTTATAAGCAATACAATACATCTAATAAGCATAAGATGGAACCTATCCCTGTGTGCAACATACCTGACAATTTGATGTAA
- a CDS encoding DUF3300 domain-containing protein has translation MNIKRTLFGVICLVFITRTKAQETTTTTVSAANTDISYNLNLEAVASVFGESKDLEDFEKQLNDPDAKISNLDLNEDGEVDYLRVVETSKNTTHVVTLQAVLAENEFQDVATIDVEKTGEDTQVIITGDAYIYGPNYFITPYFGVAPPIFGWFWGPFYSPWMSPWYWGFYPPYFRPWRPFPPHVYHNHVHGHINTKNRYNHDHVKRNHEAKRLQKSVSHKDLQKKFPEKSFKNRNTNLTNKHDFNNRSNINRTNTRNFNKTSTRPFTSPSRTSSFGRTSTGRMSGFRGFRR, from the coding sequence ATGAATATTAAAAGAACCCTTTTTGGTGTCATTTGTTTGGTTTTTATAACAAGAACAAAAGCACAAGAAACCACCACAACTACAGTATCTGCTGCCAATACAGATATTAGTTATAACTTAAATTTAGAAGCTGTAGCTTCTGTTTTTGGTGAATCTAAAGATTTAGAAGATTTTGAAAAACAATTAAATGATCCTGATGCTAAAATTTCAAATTTAGATTTAAATGAAGATGGAGAAGTAGATTATTTAAGAGTTGTTGAAACATCTAAAAATACCACACACGTTGTTACATTACAAGCAGTTTTAGCAGAAAACGAATTTCAAGATGTTGCTACTATTGATGTAGAAAAAACTGGAGAAGATACTCAAGTAATCATTACTGGAGATGCATACATTTATGGCCCTAATTATTTTATAACGCCATATTTTGGTGTTGCACCACCTATTTTTGGCTGGTTTTGGGGACCATTTTACAGCCCATGGATGTCTCCTTGGTATTGGGGCTTTTATCCTCCTTACTTTAGACCTTGGCGACCTTTTCCACCTCATGTATATCATAACCATGTACATGGCCATATCAATACTAAAAACAGATATAATCATGATCATGTAAAGCGCAATCACGAAGCAAAACGGTTACAAAAATCTGTTAGCCATAAAGATCTTCAGAAAAAATTCCCTGAAAAATCTTTTAAAAACAGAAATACAAACCTTACAAATAAACACGATTTTAATAACCGCTCTAATATTAACCGTACAAACACCAGAAATTTCAATAAAACATCAACAAGACCTTTTACTTCGCCGTCCAGAACAAGTTCTTTTGGTAGAACCTCTACTGGCCGTATGAGCGGATTCAGAGGATTTAGACGATAA
- the gldB gene encoding gliding motility lipoprotein GldB has translation MKYLSFFLLIIITIVSCKNDSKITDEISKIEMPVQIERFDKEFASAKAEDLKTLQANYPFMFSKSYPDEFWITKINDTIQQELSSEVAKVFSQTQDIETEISNLFKHIKYYYPEFKSPRVITSTSYVDYRNKVIVTDSIDIIALDTYLGPDHEFYLGVQEYIRSGFKKSQIVVDLANAYAERYILPTKNKTLLDEMIAAGKRLYFKDLMIPFKTDAEKIEYTPEQLQWAEANEAYIWQYFVERELLFSTDSKLPSRFINAAPFSKFYLAEIDNESPGRIGEYMGWQIVKAYMENNPEVSFKELFNSSAEDIFNHSKFKPKK, from the coding sequence ATGAAATATCTAAGTTTTTTCCTTTTAATAATAATTACCATAGTTTCTTGTAAAAATGATAGTAAAATTACTGATGAAATTTCAAAAATTGAAATGCCAGTACAAATAGAACGATTCGATAAGGAGTTTGCATCTGCAAAGGCAGAAGATTTAAAAACGTTGCAAGCCAACTATCCGTTTATGTTTTCAAAATCGTATCCAGACGAATTTTGGATTACTAAAATTAATGATACTATTCAGCAAGAATTATCATCTGAAGTTGCTAAAGTTTTTTCTCAAACTCAAGATATAGAGACAGAAATTTCTAACTTATTTAAGCATATTAAATATTATTATCCAGAATTTAAATCTCCGCGTGTAATTACAAGTACATCTTATGTAGATTACCGCAATAAAGTTATTGTTACAGACTCTATAGATATAATTGCGTTAGACACTTATTTAGGTCCAGATCATGAATTTTATCTTGGTGTACAAGAGTATATAAGAAGTGGGTTTAAAAAATCACAGATCGTGGTAGATTTGGCCAATGCTTATGCAGAACGATATATTTTACCCACAAAAAACAAAACACTTTTAGATGAAATGATAGCGGCAGGTAAGCGGTTGTATTTTAAAGATTTAATGATACCTTTTAAAACAGATGCTGAAAAAATTGAATATACGCCTGAACAATTACAATGGGCAGAAGCCAATGAAGCATACATTTGGCAATATTTTGTAGAACGCGAATTATTGTTTAGTACAGACTCTAAATTACCATCTCGTTTTATAAACGCTGCACCATTTTCTAAATTTTATTTAGCAGAAATAGATAACGAATCTCCGGGTAGAATTGGGGAATATATGGGATGGCAAATTGTAAAGGCCTATATGGAAAATAATCCAGAAGTATCTTTTAAAGAGCTGTTTAATAGTAGTGCTGAAGATATTTTTAATCATTCAAAATTTAAACCTAAAAAATAA